In Populus trichocarpa isolate Nisqually-1 chromosome 7, P.trichocarpa_v4.1, whole genome shotgun sequence, the following proteins share a genomic window:
- the LOC7469569 gene encoding homeobox-leucine zipper protein ATHB-52: MNSHLHHQSQSHGNHALKPRKKRLARDQLRLLETSFNANQTLKAEHKIELASQLGLTSRQVEIWYQNRRARNKNNAIEHDYKNVQLELGNVMTENTRLEKQVSTLKYELNKVQQMILFGSTTSASALASVSGYSDEQANSTSPGNMICNWRDAGNDEIFPVEELYTCLTGSGTQLWPLS, translated from the coding sequence ATGAATTCCCATTTACACCACCAATCTCAGAGCCATGGCAACCATGCTCTGAAACCCAGAAAGAAAAGGCTTGCTAGAGACCAACTTAGGCTCCTGGAAACAAGTTTCAATGCCAACCAGACGCTGAAAGCAGAACACAAGATCGAGCTTGCCAGCCAACTAGGCCTGACATCAAGACAAGTTGAAATATGGTATCAAAATAGAAGAgccagaaacaaaaataatgccATTGAGCATGACTACAAGAATGTCCAGCTAGAGCTAGGTAATGTAATGACAGAAAACACCAGGCTCGAGAAGCAAGTTAGCACGCTTAAATATGAGCTGAACAAGGTTCAGCAAATGATACTTTTTGGATCAACCACATCTGCTTCAGCTCTCGCTTCTGTTTCAGGATATAGCGATGAGCAGGCAAACTCAACCTCTCCAGGAAACATGATCTGTAATTGGAGAGATGCTGGAAATGATGAAATCTTTCCTGTAGAAGAGCTATATACTTGTTTGACAGGCTCTGGCACTCAGTTATGGCCTCTTAGCTGA
- the LOC7491717 gene encoding NAC domain-containing protein 73 has product MTWCNDCNDVQTIERSSPPPCNASVIAQRHKECLIRSCPSCGHQMKCQDQARIHDLPGLPAGVKFDPTDLELLEHLEGKVKSDTCKVHPLIDEFIPTIDGENGICYTHPEKLPGVSKDGLIRHFFHRPSKAYTTGTRKRRKVHTDTEGGETRWHKTGKTRPVVVVGKVKGYKKILVLYTNYGKQRKPEKTNWVMHQYHLGNNEEEKDGELVVSKVFYQTQPRQCGSLIKDSVPVPSKLKVQSSGHEGSNLKNSTTLVEYYNPSFISFDQSGQNRSTNPNPPQQLLPHFALHDGSSLIP; this is encoded by the exons ATGACTTGGTGCAATGACTGCAACGATGTGCAAACAATTGAAAGAAGCTCACCTCCACCTTGTAACGCAAGTGTTATTGCTCAAAGACACAAAGAATGTTTGATCAGGAGTTGCCCTTCATGTGGGCACCAAATGAAATGCCAAGaccag GCAAGAATTCATGACTTGCCTGGGCTACCAGCCGGAGTGAAGTTTGACCCGACTGATCTAGAGCTGCTTGAGCATTTGGAGGGGAAGGTGAAGTCTGATACGTGTAAGGTTCACCCTCTGATTGATGAGTTCATCCCTACAATTGATGGAGAGAATGGGATTTGCTATACACACCCAGAAAAGTTACCAG GAGTGAGCAAAGATGGGCTAATTCGCCACTTCTTCCATCGACCATCAAAGGCATACACAACTGGAACAAGAAAGAGGAGAAAGGTACACACAGACACAGAAGGTGGTGAGACTAGATGGCACAAAACAGGCAAGACTAGGccagttgttgttgttggaaaaGTGAAAGGGTATAAGAAGATACTAGTGCTTTACACCAACTATGGGAAGCAAAGGAAGCCAGAGAAAACAAATTGGGTAATGCATCAATACCATCTTGGAaacaatgaagaagagaaagatggAGAGCTTGTTGTTTCAAAAGTTTTCTACCAAACACAACCTAGACAATGTGGTTCACTCATCAAGGATTCTGTTCCAGTTCCTTCAAAATTGAAGGTACAAAGTAGTGGACATGAGGGCTCTAACCTTAAGAACAGTACCACTCTTGTCGAGTACTATAATCCTTCCTTTATATCCTTTGACCAAAGTGGACAAAATAGATCAACAAACCCTAACCCTCCTCAACAACTACTTCCCCATTTTGCACTTCATGATGGATCTTCTCTTATcccttga